Proteins from a genomic interval of Quercus robur chromosome 9, dhQueRobu3.1, whole genome shotgun sequence:
- the LOC126698624 gene encoding uncharacterized protein LOC126698624 → MIQSNQNPKPLSKLSTAPLVAPPLLETRPMSFLLFLPLPKPDSHRSETQPWRLDSVDEEEEEVVGPPRPPPGLSFGDSDSEEEEKENRYRIPLSNEIVLKAHTKRVYVAIRQAASSSF, encoded by the exons ATGATCCAAAGCAATCAAAATCCCAAACCTCTCTCGAAGCTATCCACAGCACCACTCGTCGCTCCACCACTACTGGAAACAAGGCCGATGAGcttccttctctttcttcctcttccaaAGCCTGACTCTCATCGCTCCGAAACCCAACCATGGCGATTGGATTCAGTtgatgaggaggaggaagaggtgGTTGGGCCGCCGAGACCACCGCCGGGGCTGAGTTTCGGTGATTCGGattcagaggaagaagaaaaagagaatcgGTATCGGATTCCGCTTAGTAATGAGATTGTGCTCAAAGCCCACACCAAG CGTGTCTATGTCGCGATCAGGCAGGCTGCAAGTTCTTCTTTCTAG